A genome region from Candidatus Saganbacteria bacterium includes the following:
- a CDS encoding ATP-binding protein, which translates to MDISVIISKSIAYGLTMIILGLFYFAFAIPYRYFVSPNIDIGFLSMTVAYGVFVGFAFERLRMFIQTSSDKLFLKGKYDFTDTIAYFSEKLSYVAGMEDLKAVLEEARVEKMELKMLDVRQKGDLSGKEAEYYSKNKKPAVFDELPEELKDEEKKKDIEYIVPCLFKGELISLLYVGKKLSEDAFRDEELDALKVIAPQIAVVIERIKPYERVKVDLATEQEKVKIAQKAAEDNARLAALGTLAAGLAHEIRNPMTVLRSKSETVLERIDDKEYVSNYARMMPEQIDRILSIINRMLKFAKAKSEEMETTDINKVIEDTLSMLEGRIKDKSIKVEKELDAKNKIMANPVMLSEAFFNIMQNSLDFTGKDGVLKARSFDSENNVEIEIADTGSGMTKEQVDHIFEPFYTTRAEGTGLGLSIAHRNIIDHKGKIEVSSQIGKGTAFKMTFPSI; encoded by the coding sequence ATGGACATTTCGGTTATCATCAGCAAATCCATTGCCTACGGGCTGACGATGATAATATTAGGGTTGTTTTATTTTGCATTCGCAATACCCTATAGATATTTCGTTTCACCGAATATTGATATCGGCTTTTTGTCGATGACAGTCGCTTACGGTGTCTTTGTCGGCTTTGCTTTCGAGCGACTCCGCATGTTTATCCAAACTTCATCGGACAAATTATTCTTGAAAGGAAAGTACGATTTTACCGACACCATAGCCTACTTTTCCGAAAAATTATCGTATGTTGCTGGAATGGAAGATCTGAAAGCTGTTCTGGAAGAGGCAAGAGTTGAAAAAATGGAATTGAAAATGCTGGACGTTCGACAGAAGGGCGATCTGTCCGGTAAAGAGGCAGAGTATTATTCCAAAAATAAAAAGCCTGCTGTTTTTGATGAACTGCCGGAAGAATTGAAAGATGAAGAAAAGAAAAAAGATATCGAGTATATTGTCCCGTGTTTGTTTAAAGGCGAGCTTATATCTCTGCTATACGTCGGCAAAAAGCTTTCGGAAGATGCTTTCAGGGATGAAGAGTTAGACGCTTTGAAAGTCATTGCTCCACAGATAGCGGTCGTGATCGAGCGTATAAAACCATACGAGCGGGTAAAGGTCGATCTTGCCACCGAGCAGGAAAAAGTTAAGATCGCTCAGAAAGCCGCGGAAGATAACGCTAGATTGGCTGCGCTTGGTACTCTTGCAGCGGGACTCGCCCATGAGATCAGGAATCCGATGACTGTACTCCGGTCAAAATCCGAGACAGTTCTTGAAAGAATTGACGACAAAGAATATGTATCTAACTATGCGAGAATGATGCCTGAACAAATAGACAGGATACTATCTATAATCAACCGCATGCTCAAGTTCGCGAAGGCCAAATCTGAAGAGATGGAAACGACCGATATCAACAAGGTCATTGAAGATACTTTATCGATGCTGGAAGGGCGTATCAAGGATAAAAGTATAAAAGTTGAAAAGGAATTGGATGCGAAAAATAAGATAATGGCAAATCCCGTCATGCTTTCCGAAGCGTTCTTTAATATAATGCAGAACTCTCTTGATTTTACGGGAAAAGACGGGGTTTTAAAGGCGAGATCATTTGATAGTGAAAACAATGTTGAAATTGAGATAGCGGACACGGGGTCAGGAATGACGAAGGAACAGGTTGACCATATCTTTGAGCCTTTCTATACCACAAGGGCCGAAGGGACAGGCCTCGGCTTATCCATCGCGCATAGAAATATAATAGACCATAAGGGAAAGATAGAAGTATCGTCTCAAATTGGGAAAGGGACGGCTTTCAAGATGACTTTCCCGTCCATCTAG
- a CDS encoding response regulator has protein sequence MDKPVVLVVDDEKDARDTISEVLSKECEVDTADGGKAALSKLNEKKYHIVLLDIRMPEMDGMEVLKKIKGQYSGPNKIEIIMLTAFDEAKLAWEASKLGASDFITKPFRNEDLIFRVKLAAKRKMDDDLFLQKVMLANHIFVDSSKEDPIFARRKLILDALYNKNNQDIDKVKLEDLEAIRGGKWDNIEPEKI, from the coding sequence ATGGACAAACCCGTTGTTCTGGTGGTTGATGACGAAAAAGACGCGAGAGACACCATTTCCGAGGTCCTTTCAAAAGAATGCGAGGTTGATACAGCCGACGGGGGCAAGGCCGCGCTTTCAAAATTAAATGAAAAGAAATACCACATCGTTCTTCTTGATATCAGAATGCCTGAAATGGACGGAATGGAAGTGCTTAAAAAGATAAAGGGACAATATAGCGGCCCGAACAAGATCGAGATCATCATGCTGACAGCCTTTGATGAGGCAAAACTGGCGTGGGAAGCCTCAAAGCTCGGCGCGTCTGACTTTATCACAAAGCCGTTCAGGAATGAAGACCTTATCTTCAGGGTCAAACTGGCGGCAAAGAGGAAAATGGACGACGATCTTTTTCTGCAAAAGGTCATGCTCGCCAATCATATCTTTGTCGACAGCTCAAAAGAAGATCCTATTTTTGCCAGGAGAAAGCTCATTCTTGATGCGCTTTACAACAAGAACAACCAGGATATTGACAAAGTGAAGCTCGAAGACCTGGAAGCGATACGCGGCGGAAAATGGGACAATATAGAACCGGAAAAAATCTGA